The following proteins are encoded in a genomic region of Leptospira fainei serovar Hurstbridge str. BUT 6:
- a CDS encoding sodium:solute symporter family protein: MFSTIDWILIGVYIAFAFGAGILLSSKAGESLSSYFVADRKLPWWWLGTSMVATTFAADTPLVITGVVAKDGVSGNWLWWSWALGYMAMTVFFASLWRRVEVLTDIEIVEIRYSGIGAAILRASKAFFLSILINSIILGWVFKAMSKITRPFLDWNILLGENAYRIIASVWPGFLVFDDLNNTLTVLLLFSVVVFYSSMGGIQGVILTDLFQFALGICGAVIFAFYAVNYVGGLDGLYSKLELTYPGKSEGMLSFWPSFGEGENHLPLTIFLIFIGVQWWIQYYSDGSGYLAQRLHTAKTPKDAELGSLWFNIANFILRTWPWVLTGLVCLVVFPLAQADLLFPEGSMVQNDREMGYPALMKIILPSGILGLVFVSLMAAFMSTADTHINWGASYLVNDLYLRFLKPSANNKETVRASRIAVVLMAGISILVATQMGSIESAWKFFLAMASGLGLPQILRWIWWRANAWTELSGMSTALGLSLVLYPIFPEVRSEYLLFWTSIGSVVVSITVTLLTAPIGDDTLNKFVMRTQPFGFWGKWGGREVRKEFYSRCWIWILASLSLYAALFGTGYLLKKELMQTAIYLGVSFASGIGAYRLWTNKTKLQTIQAQGIETMQNKLTN; this comes from the coding sequence ATTTTCTCGACTATCGACTGGATATTAATCGGCGTATATATTGCATTCGCTTTTGGAGCCGGAATTTTACTTTCTTCCAAAGCGGGAGAAAGTCTGAGTTCCTACTTCGTCGCGGATCGAAAACTTCCTTGGTGGTGGTTAGGTACTTCGATGGTTGCGACTACGTTTGCGGCGGACACTCCATTAGTAATCACGGGCGTCGTTGCCAAAGACGGAGTGAGCGGGAATTGGCTTTGGTGGAGTTGGGCTCTCGGTTATATGGCAATGACCGTATTCTTCGCTTCTCTCTGGAGGAGAGTTGAAGTTCTTACGGATATCGAAATCGTAGAGATTCGCTATTCGGGAATCGGCGCCGCGATTTTACGGGCTAGCAAGGCCTTCTTTTTAAGCATCTTAATTAATTCGATTATTTTGGGCTGGGTGTTTAAGGCAATGTCTAAAATCACTCGACCCTTTTTAGATTGGAACATTCTTCTTGGAGAGAATGCATATCGGATCATTGCGTCCGTTTGGCCCGGCTTTTTGGTTTTTGACGATTTGAATAATACTCTAACCGTCCTCCTTCTATTTTCCGTAGTCGTGTTTTACAGTAGCATGGGGGGAATTCAAGGCGTCATTCTTACCGATCTATTTCAATTTGCATTAGGGATTTGCGGTGCAGTCATTTTCGCTTTTTACGCGGTAAATTATGTAGGCGGGTTGGACGGCCTTTATTCCAAGTTGGAATTAACGTATCCCGGAAAATCCGAAGGGATGCTTTCTTTCTGGCCGTCTTTCGGAGAGGGCGAGAATCATTTACCGCTTACAATATTTCTAATATTCATCGGAGTGCAATGGTGGATCCAATACTACTCGGACGGATCCGGATACTTAGCACAACGTTTGCATACCGCGAAAACGCCTAAGGACGCAGAGTTGGGCTCTCTGTGGTTTAATATCGCGAATTTTATTCTAAGAACATGGCCTTGGGTCCTGACGGGATTGGTTTGTCTTGTCGTTTTTCCTCTTGCCCAGGCGGATCTTCTTTTTCCCGAAGGAAGCATGGTTCAAAACGATCGAGAGATGGGCTATCCCGCATTGATGAAGATTATTCTTCCGTCCGGAATTTTAGGTCTAGTTTTCGTGAGTTTGATGGCGGCGTTCATGTCCACCGCCGATACGCATATCAATTGGGGAGCTAGCTATCTCGTAAACGATTTGTATCTTCGATTCTTAAAGCCGTCTGCGAATAACAAGGAAACGGTGAGAGCGAGCAGAATTGCGGTCGTACTGATGGCGGGCATTTCCATTTTGGTAGCGACGCAAATGGGATCCATCGAATCCGCATGGAAATTCTTTCTTGCAATGGCATCCGGACTTGGGCTCCCGCAAATTCTAAGATGGATTTGGTGGAGAGCAAACGCTTGGACTGAATTATCGGGTATGTCGACTGCGCTAGGCCTTTCCTTGGTTTTATATCCCATTTTTCCCGAAGTGCGATCCGAATATTTATTGTTCTGGACCTCGATCGGAAGTGTCGTCGTTTCCATTACGGTCACGCTTCTAACGGCTCCGATCGGAGACGATACCTTAAACAAGTTTGTAATGAGAACGCAACCGTTCGGCTTTTGGGGAAAATGGGGCGGTCGGGAAGTTCGGAAGGAATTTTATTCCCGTTGTTGGATCTGGATTTTGGCCAGTCTTTCTCTCTACGCGGCGTTATTCGGCACAGGTTATCTTCTCAAAAAAGAACTTATGCAGACCGCAATATATCTAGGCGTATCATTCGCTTCCGGGATCGGCGCCTATAGGCTTTGGACGAATAAAACGAAACTTCAAACGATTCAAGCCCAAGGCATCGAAACAATGCAAAATAAATTAACCAACTGA
- a CDS encoding LIC10604 family protein, translating to MDRFMFWLAISTAIFLTIVIIIVVIGLLLPQEHEAEGEREIAAPIEEAFAVIRNPEEYPRWRSGVRSVIKESDTVWLEKDSHGHHIRYCFESENRPSSLLVRILSEGLPYQGTWEYHFLKLGPYLTRVRIREEGKIYNPIFRFLSRFFFGHTATIHQILKELSVALENK from the coding sequence TTGGATCGATTTATGTTTTGGTTGGCGATTTCAACGGCAATTTTTCTGACGATCGTTATCATAATCGTTGTAATCGGCTTATTACTGCCTCAGGAGCATGAAGCGGAAGGCGAACGGGAAATCGCCGCGCCGATCGAAGAGGCGTTTGCCGTTATACGAAATCCGGAAGAGTATCCCCGTTGGAGATCCGGAGTTCGCTCCGTTATAAAAGAGAGCGACACTGTTTGGTTGGAAAAAGATTCTCACGGTCATCATATTCGTTATTGCTTTGAATCGGAAAATCGTCCTTCCTCCTTACTCGTAAGGATCTTGAGCGAAGGATTACCTTACCAAGGAACTTGGGAGTATCATTTTTTAAAGCTCGGTCCCTATTTAACGCGAGTTCGTATTCGGGAAGAAGGAAAAATCTATAATCCGATCTTCCGTTTTCTTTCACGCTTCTTTTTCGGCCACACGGCTACGATTCATCAAATATTGAAAGAATTGTCGGTCGCGTTAGAGAATAAGTGA